Proteins from a genomic interval of Mycolicibacterium grossiae:
- a CDS encoding polyamine ABC transporter substrate-binding protein, whose translation MASDSQFDPRRLAATRTNRRRFIGGGAAAAAAAILGPSFLAACGSDSSSSGSGGSDTTGTSSNTLRISNWPLYMADGFVAAFQTASGLTVDYKEDYNDNEQWFAKVKEPLSRKQDIGADLVVPTQFMATRIKGLNWLNEISDAGVPNRKNLRQDLLDAKVDPGRKFTAPYMTGMVGLAYNRAATGRDIRSIDDLWDPTFKGRVSLFSDVQDGLGMIMSSQGNSVEDPTSDGVKKAVDLVREQKDKGQIRRFTGNDYADDLASGNIAIAQAYSGDIVQLQADNPDLQFVVPESGGVWFIDTMVVPYTTQNQKGAEQWIDYVYDRANYAKLVAFVQYVPVLSDMTDELTKVDPAVAKNPLINPPENMQSNLKSWAALSDEQTQEFNTLYAAVTGG comes from the coding sequence ATGGCTTCCGACTCTCAGTTCGACCCGCGCCGCCTGGCCGCCACCCGCACCAACCGCCGTCGGTTCATCGGCGGCGGCGCCGCAGCCGCGGCGGCGGCCATCCTCGGTCCGTCGTTCCTGGCGGCGTGCGGGTCGGACAGCTCCTCGTCCGGCTCCGGCGGCAGCGACACCACCGGCACGTCGAGCAACACGCTGCGCATCTCCAACTGGCCGCTGTACATGGCCGACGGCTTCGTCGCGGCGTTCCAAACGGCCTCCGGTCTGACCGTGGACTACAAGGAGGACTACAACGACAACGAGCAGTGGTTCGCCAAGGTCAAGGAGCCGTTGTCGCGCAAGCAGGACATCGGCGCCGACCTCGTCGTGCCGACGCAGTTCATGGCGACCCGCATCAAGGGCCTGAACTGGCTGAACGAGATCAGCGACGCCGGCGTCCCGAACCGCAAGAACCTGCGGCAGGATCTGCTCGACGCGAAGGTCGACCCGGGCCGCAAGTTCACCGCGCCGTACATGACGGGCATGGTGGGCCTGGCCTACAACCGCGCCGCGACCGGACGTGACATCCGGTCGATCGACGATCTATGGGATCCCACGTTCAAGGGCCGGGTCAGCCTCTTCTCCGACGTGCAGGACGGCCTCGGCATGATCATGTCGTCGCAGGGCAATTCGGTGGAGGACCCGACGAGCGACGGCGTCAAGAAGGCCGTCGACCTGGTGCGCGAGCAGAAGGACAAGGGCCAGATCCGGCGGTTCACCGGCAACGACTACGCCGACGACCTGGCCTCGGGCAACATCGCGATCGCGCAAGCGTATTCGGGCGACATCGTGCAATTGCAGGCCGACAATCCCGACCTGCAGTTCGTGGTGCCGGAGTCCGGTGGCGTCTGGTTCATCGACACGATGGTGGTGCCCTACACCACGCAGAACCAGAAGGGCGCCGAGCAGTGGATCGACTACGTCTACGACCGCGCCAACTACGCGAAGCTCGTCGCCTTCGTGCAGTACGTGCCGGTGCTCAGTGACATGACCGACGAACTGACCAAGGTCGATCCCGCGGTCGCGAAGAACCCGCTGAT